The genome window cctgtttCTAGAAAGCCTGgccttttctctttgttgtttttaaattgagacaCAAAATTTATGTAGATCCTTCAATTTAGTTTTTCACTAAGCGTTTACCCAtaggcacagtgtgtgtgtgtgtgtgtgtgtgtgtgtgcgcgcgcgcgcgcgcgcgcgcacaagtTATATGTATGCCAGGAGTGCttgcagaagccaggagagggcatcatcCCCCAGGActcagaattacaggcagttatgaaccaCAGTTTGGGCCCTGGGAACGGATTCAGATTCCTCTGGAAAAGCTGAGGCATCACCTCattcttgtttaaaaaacaaaactagaaaaggaCCATGGGGAAGacaagaaatgtttatttttctaatttttttctgaaacaaatatgctttttgttgttgtttatgaaataggtctcactatgtagccttggctggacctcactatgtagactaggctggcctcaaaatcatagagatccacttggttctgcctctagagtgctggaatctgccaccagggccagcatgaatatgcttttttaaaagttttttaaagacaccttttaaaaactcatttttttgTAGATGTGCATGTGCCAAAAcccctatggaggccagaggacaactttagggagTCAAATCTCTTTTTTTCCACCATATAGATCTctgagattgaattcaggttcttAGGCTTGGCTTCAGGCAACCATAATACTCAGCAATCTCACCAAGCCCtgaatatgacttttaaaattttttcttggttttgtttttggtttgtttttgtttttcaacacagggtctctctgtgtatccctgttgtggaactcactctacagactaggctggccttgaactcagagatccccctgtttctgtctcccaagtgtgcatcaccactgcctgacaaaattattttttttaatactattttagccaggtgatggtgtgcacacctttaatcccagcacctgggggcagagggaggcaagtctttgtgagttcaaggccagcctggtctacaaagaaagttctaggacagccagagctgttacacaaagaaaccttatcttgaaaaaaaaaaaaacaaataaataaataaaaatagaatgttaaacttcattataaaagacattgcaaataaaaaaaatcacatattgaaATTAACTCAATGAAAGATTATACAGCTCAATGAACTTCTAAACAGAATAGCCAATAGAAAAAGTTCTTATCTGACTAAAAAAATTACACTTTTCTGAATTATTGTCCTTAAATCCTTACTTGTATCTGTATTTTTTCCCCTCTATCCAAGAATTTCTTCAAGCTATACAACTACAACTTTCATATTAAATATACTCTCACCtgaggggaggctggagaaaaCTGAAGTGGATAGCATCAAATTTTCTTGAGGGTGtaagagcgtgtgtgtgtgtgtgtgtgtgtgtgtgtgtgtgtgtgtgtgtgtgtgtgtaatgtttcatacctttaatcccaatatttgaGAAGCAGtcagtatctctgtgagttcaaacccagcctagtctacatagtgaaacgTTATAAACCCTatctaaaacaaatatatatatatacattttcgtCGAATTTATCAAATTCCAGAAGAAGCAttttaagatgaagaaaaataattcataacgcagagtagaaaggaaggaaaaacagctTTCATCGATCtcaactccttttcttttttttaaaagccaccacccacccaccccccaacacccacacccacacccccgcCACGTGAATAATTTCTAGCAGGCTTGAAAGGAAAGGCTCCTAAGGAACAATCTGTGACTAGGTAAGGCAGGAAGTGCGGCGTTTGGAGGAGCTACGCGCTGACCATAGCTTCATCGTATTGGATTTATTTTTCCCATCTCTAGATTTTTCTAACTTCTATGGAAGCCCGCTCAGACTGTTGCCCTCGGCCCTGCCTTCTTCCACTTAAGACCCAGCTTTGTTGTGGGCTAAAAAAGCTTTCCACCCCGCAGATTTTAATCTAAAACTCTTAAGACTAAAAAAAGGAGGGTTGGGTGGATATTCCGCAGCAGACCTTTGCTCCCGAGCCTATCTTACTGGACCAAGGCACCACAGGGACACCCACCCTCCAGGGAGGAGCTCTTCCTCGGCCCCTGGCGATCACCCAGCTGGACAGGTTAGGACCCGCGGCGTCACGCGCCTGGAGTCCCGCAGGCTCCGCCCTGAGGCAGGCACAGCCAATGATGGTGCGGGGGCGGGCGCTGCCGGGGCCGCAGCCTGGGAGGCTTTAAAGCCAGAGCCCAGGGCAGCTCCGCCAGATTTTCGGACCTCAGCGACCTCCCAGGAGCTGAGTCTGCGGAGTCCTTGTAAGTATCTGGCCGCCCCAGGTGAGTGACCCCAGCGGGCCTAAACGCTGCGCGAGCGGGTATAGGAAGGAAAATGGAGCGTCTGGGGACCACAGCATCTGCAACCGGTTCTGGGGACCTCAGGATGGGCCAGGACCTCGGGGTAGGGGTGGTCCCTCGGCCTCCGCGGAGGGACGGGCCTGTGTTGCCGAGCGGGGTCGTCGTCAGGCCGCGAGACTCCGGGCCTGACCGGACCCGAAGGGGCAGCAGGACCCCTTCAAGCCGGTCACGGGCCCAGGGCTCCCTGTGCCGCCATAACACCCGTGGGCGGTGGCTACGAAGGCAGAGCGGACGTCAAGCCCCCGGCCCGGCCCAGCCTGGACCCTAACCGGAACCAGGATCACCCAGGGAGGTATCGCCGGAGGCTTCAGTTCTGGAAAGTCAGTTCTCCAGCTGTGCATTACTTAAAGTGTGAGATGGCACCCTACCTGTAGGGACTCCTGATCCCCATTTGAGGTCACAAAATACTGTCAGTAAATAACCTGGACCAAGTTGCCCTCTTAGGTTTATGAGGAGACTCAAGACTATTGTGGCACTATAATGGAAAAGAGTTTATCCCAGTTCCTATGCCACTTACTTGGCAGGTTTTCATTTCAACAGCCGAATCGAATAACTTTCAAAGATTAATTCCTGGCTTGTTTTTCTCCACTCAACACCCACACTTCTTAACATGTGGAAAGACATTTCTGCTTTGATAAAGtgattttaactattttaaataaactgGTTTGCTGCTGGGCTGGTGGCTCAAGACTAAATTCCCAGCGCTTGAGAGATGGGGCCAAataagagttcaaagccagcctgaactacatgagaccctgtctataaaagaaaaaggctTTGTTGgattctcatttcctcttcttttccttccctagGTATTTGAACCATGAATCTTTTACTCCTCCTGGCTATCCTGTGCTTGGGAACAGCCTTAGGCATTCCAAAATTTAATCAAACATTTGATGCCCAGTGGCACCAGTGGAAGTCCACATACAGAAGGCTGTATGGCACGGTTTGTAACATTCACAGCGTCGGCAAGAACGGTCCTCCTTGCTCTTGGAAGTTTATAGCCAGAGTAGTCTCTAGAAGCCAGCTCTTAGCAGGAATAGCCCAATCACATACCCATTGTGAACAGAATAGAGCACAAATATCTCTGTTGTGTGCTTTGGGGAGGAAGAATGCTTTCCAGAGTGTATAGCTCTCCCTGTTACAATAGGTCCGCTTGGTCAGGAGGATtggattttttaaagacttttttattttaatatgtatgtatgtatatgtgtgtgtgtgtgtatgagtgttttgcttgcatttatgtctgtgtatcatgtgcatccTTGAACTAGAGTTATGAACGGTTGTGATCTATATGAgatgctgagaattaaacctgggtcctccatgAGAACAAGcggttttaaccactgagccatctctccaggcccctagccaactccctttgggggggagacagggtctcactattaactcttactgtcctggaactcactggagaccagccttgaactcagattcacttgcctctgcctccccagtgctgagagtaAAGACATGTGTCAGCATACCTGGCTTCCCCTGGAtttttagcaaaaataaaaactgccAGTTCCATGTTTGCTTTTAGAATGAGGAAGAATGGAGGAGAGCAGTGTGGGAGAAGAATATGAAAATGATCCAGCTTCACAATGGGGAATACAGTGAGGGGAAGCATGGCTTCACCATGGAGATGAATGCCTTTGGTGACATGGTAAGTGTGACATGATGCAGACTCTCTGTaccttctccattttctttttacaaagctATCTCACCTTTTCAactttttgtttgcatttcctggaAGACCAATGAGGAGTTCCGGCAGTTGGTGAATGGCTATAAACACCAGAAGCACAGGAAGGGGAAGGTATTTCAGGAGCCTCTGCTGTTTCAGGTCCCCAAGTCTGTGGACTGGAGAGAAAAAGGTTGTGTGACTCCCATAAAGAATCAGGTATGAGGGCTGGGAGAAGTCTCAGTTGtacgagcatgaggacctgaggttgaTCCCCAGAGTCCGCACTTGGAAGAGAAAGTCAATGTGGTAGCTCTTATAATGCCAGTGAGTAGGAagcaagacagacagataggttcCCAGGGCTTACTGGCCCACCAGCCTGGTCAAATCAATGAGTTCCAGCTAAATAAAATTAAGacagcctgtctcagaaaacagggtAGATAGTGACTGAGGCAATAATACCCAAGGTTGGCCTctggcatacatacatacctacccCTTCCCCGTAAAGAATCAGGTGTGACCCTGCCTGGTTCATACCTTCTCCTGCataaaggccatggaggaattgGAGTTTGCTTTGCTATAATGCAGTGTGATATGCGAGTTCTTATTATTCCTTGGAGGTTTTATACACTCAGCCCCTGACATCCCCTTGTCAACCATACCAACACCCCCAACAAGTCCCCATCCCACCCTCAAGTCTTTTCCTTCTGTAGCCCATGgagtttaaccagggccaccCACCTGCTGTGCACAGGGCATGACATAGCTGTCCCCCCACTAGAGCATGGTCCACTCTTCACTGACGTCACTGAAGATGGTTTCCCTCCCCCAGTAGTCAtcaactgccagtagctcctGAGAGGGGCCAGGCCCTGTTAgaccctctctctgttctctgtgcgTTAGCCTTGACCCCATGCAGTATTCTGATCTGTCTGATCCTTGGTGTATTACACCTTTGGAGCATGaatgaaacaggatctcactatagagtctagcctggccttgaactcagaatcctctTGCCTTAATCTCCCGGGTGGATTTCAGGCATATatggccacacccagcttcctgttTACTATTTTTAAGGCATGCATATGTAAAAGCTGTTGGCTGTCTTTGTCTTGTAAACCActgatctctttctcttttcagggCCAATGTGGTTCTTGTTGGGCATTTAGTGCGACTGGGGCCCTAGAAGGACAGATGTGCCTTAAGACTGGCACACTCGTCTCACTGAGTGAGCAGAACCTCGTGGACTGTTCTCAGGCTGAAGGCAATCAGGGCTGCAATGGTGGCCTGATGGATTATGCCTTCCAGTATGTTTTTAACAACAAAGGTCTGGATTCAGAGGAGTCCTATCCCTATGAAGGAAAGGTAattgatttatttcatctttgtttcagaaaaggaaacattaCCAGACCGGTTTTCAGAGTTTGTACTTTGTGGGTAACTAACTAACAGCATTCTGTTTCGAGGGATGGTTTTTGAGTATTGACCTAACATTGTGAGCTGCACATCACAGTGTTTTGTTTCTAGAACTCATGTTCTAAAAAGTAAACAGTTAATGATCAAGTCTCTCCTTTAACTTTCAAAGGATGGAACTTGTAAGTACAGACCTGAGTTTTCTGCAGCTAATGACACAGGCTACGTGGATATCCCTCAGCTGGAGAAGGCCCTTATGAAGGCTGTGGCACTTGTGGGGCCTATTGCTGTCGCTATAGATGCCAGCCATCCGTCTTTCCAGTTCTACAGTAAAGGTAATTGTTAGAATTAGTGCCACCCTGCCTTTATGATGAGTTTTGCTTCCCAAGACTGTTGGAATTTTGAGTCTGCATTTAATGGGCAGATGTTTCTATTTGACTGATTAGGCATTTTCAAGgtttatcttatttaattatgTTGGGggtgtgcatgtaagtgcaggtaccctcagagtcctgaagcatcagatcccctggatctggactAAGAGGCAATTAATTGTAAGCCACCTAATATGGTACTAGGTTCCCTACAGAGCAGGGAATACCtttaactgctgtgccatctctcagCACCCTCTTGGGGGATGAATGTGTCTATGCATGCATATggggttagaggacaacttgcaggagtcagttcttttcactgtgtgtggcctcagaatcaaactcaggccctgagccttcttgttttgttttgttttgtttttttcaagacagggtttctctgtgtagctttgcgcctttcctggaactcactttgtagaccaggttggctttgaactcacagagatccgaactcacagagatctgcctgcctcttctgggattaaaggagtgcagccaccacctcccggctcagCCCTGAGCCTTCttaacaagcacctttactggtTGAGCCATCTTACCatctgaatatttaaatattgtgAATTGCTTCTATAGATAGAACCTAATTTACCTAACTCTTTCTCCAATAGCTGGATCTTTCTCCAAAAGATTTCTTACTGCTATAATTAGGACTTTTAGGGGTCTGTTGTTCAGTtgtaggggggaggggagagaaagctTGCTCATTGATAAGCTTTGTCTTTAGATTTAAAAGTAGCAGGGGTTATGGTAATTGGTATGCTAGTAGATAAGCATACCAATACCAGTGCTAAGACCAAGATATCTAACACAAGATACATGGTTCTCAAAATTTCTTAccatgctgggattagagtggGATAGTTTGgcattaaaggttttttttttttttcttcttatctttgtgaaacattttcttaatcttttttttccttttttattttacatactaaccagtttcccctccctcctctcctcccattttcttcccccacctcccttcttacccccacatctactcctcctccttctccattctgATGGAATAAAGTCTCCCTTGGGAATCCACAAAGCATATCAAGTTATAGCAGGACCAAGCttctcccccctgcatcaaggctgcacaGGACATCCCaacatggggaataggttccaaagagccagctcatacATCAGGGACTAGGTAGAAAATAGGTCCTGACACCACAGGCTTTAAaacaatagaatttttttaattgagataagAATGTAGTTCGGTCAATAGTGTTTCCTAGCATTCTTGAAGCCCTGATTcggtcccagcaccacatgagcCAGGTGTTGTAATTCATTtatgtagtcccagcactcaggaggcagaggcaggaaaaccaagcaatcaagtgtagctagagtttttctgcctggctcatagtcaagacaaatctctctcacctgtcagtTTCACAGCCGTTCagccccaaccaagtaaacacagaaacttacattgcttataaactgtatggccgcagcaggcttcttgtctatttctatcttaaattaacccattcctattagtctagaccttgccacatggttcatggcttaccggtatcttaacatcttctcatggcggtggctggcagtgtctgtctgactcagccttccacttcccagaattctctctgcttgtcccacctatacttcctgcctggctactggccaatcagtgctttatttattaacctctcagagcaacacattagaaatacagagcatcccacagcaatcaaGCCCATCCTTGgatacatagcaagttggagAGCAGCTTGGACTCAGtatttgagataggattttaTTATTGTCCCCCTGGCCGGCCtagaactctccatgtagaccaggctggccttagagaCCTGTCTCTGCTATGCTGGGagtaaggcatgcaccaccttaCCAAGCATCGCCACtaccattttttaattagtatcTTCTACAGAATTGGAATCTGTGACATTGTGGGGGACAGGGTGGGTCACTGTCCTATGGTGATTGGAACCTCTCACCCAGTGTTCATTTAACTGCCAGGCATTTACTATGAACCGAATTGCAGCAGCCAGGAACTTGACCACGGGGTTCTGGTGATTGGCTATGGATATGAAGGGACAGATTCAAATAAGAATAGATTTTGGATTGCCAAGAACAGGTAAGATTCTAAATGTTGTATTTCAAATTGAAAAGAGagttcttgggggaggggggtcaatATTTCAATGCCAGTCAAATTATAAAATCCTGGAAGTCTTTCTCACATTTAGAGTGAAGGATTTGTGTTTAAGATTCTGAACTAAGCTTGTTGGGGAGATTCATACATATTTGTAATATTGAATTTCCAAATTTGGccccaaaattaaaataaggCTATGAGACCTGTGTGATTTtagcctgcttttctttttctagttttcaGCAAGAGATGGCCAGCAGAAACCTTAGCACATGTGCTTCCCTGTGTTATCTGCATTTTGTTCTCAGCTCTCACCAGCCTTAAAACCTGTCAGAATTAAGTCTCCCAGCTAGTTATTTTTCATTGAGATATAGCATAACATTGAACGTGGAGACACAGCATTCTATTAAAATCCCAGTTTgcctcattttccttttaaaagttaaGAGGGTACTAAggatgtagcccagttggtaaaatgcttgcctagaataTGCAGAAGCCtgtgttcagtctccagcaccacgtaAAACCTAGTGTGGTGGGCGTGCCTGTATCCCAACACTGATGAAGGAAGGAGATCCAACAATTCAAGGGCATCCTCTTTTAGAGAATTAGTGAGGCTAATCTTGGCTAcacagaaccctgtctcaaaataagtgaGGGGCTGAGGCAATGACTCTGTGGACAAAGTACTTGCCACTCagtcatgaggacctgtgtttggctccccagcacccacatataagCCATGTACTATAACTACTGTACCCCCAGTGCTGGGCGGTTGAGGGGATGtcagttccaggttcagtgagagatcctgtctcaaaaaagtaaaagaatgctAGAGGAAAGCACGAGCATCTACCTATAGTTTCCACAGTTAGACCGACAGGAATGAGTGCTCTGTATAGTTTATGTGTAGATCTTGGAGCACTCAGAGCTAACTACGTGTTAATTATTAATCACTCTCATTTCCTTGAATCTCTTTCAGCTGGGGTGATGAATGGGGCATGAAAGGCTTCTTCCATATAGCCAAAGACAGGAACAACCACTGTGGAATTGCCACTGCTGCCAGCTATCCTACCGT of Peromyscus leucopus breed LL Stock chromosome 5, UCI_PerLeu_2.1, whole genome shotgun sequence contains these proteins:
- the LOC114708419 gene encoding procathepsin L — protein: MNLLLLLAILCLGTALGIPKFNQTFDAQWHQWKSTYRRLYGTNEEEWRRAVWEKNMKMIQLHNGEYSEGKHGFTMEMNAFGDMTNEEFRQLVNGYKHQKHRKGKVFQEPLLFQVPKSVDWREKGCVTPIKNQGQCGSCWAFSATGALEGQMCLKTGTLVSLSEQNLVDCSQAEGNQGCNGGLMDYAFQYVFNNKGLDSEESYPYEGKDGTCKYRPEFSAANDTGYVDIPQLEKALMKAVALVGPIAVAIDASHPSFQFYSKGIYYEPNCSSQELDHGVLVIGYGYEGTDSNKNRFWIAKNSWGDEWGMKGFFHIAKDRNNHCGIATAASYPTVK